GAACAACAGCGTAAGTTCACACAAATGAATTCTAGGTGTTTGTTCTCAGCACTTAACAAACTACTGAAATTAGAAAGGAACTGACTGGTAATGTGGTGGTTGTCTACCAGTGTGTTCTCAAGTGTCTCACTCAGGTTTCtcagattaatattttataaatccAATGAATAttgactctctctctcttagaggaaaaaaaagaaaaaagaaaaacaagaaacaaaaaacaacaacaaaaacaaaacacaaactcCTGATATGGTGCAATTTTCCTGGCATGTTCCTATGTTTTCTTGTAGGAATATTTAGCGTTAACAATCAAGATTTCATTCTTGacaactttttaatttttgcaagaaaaaaaataagctttgatTCTATGAagtgttttactgctttttgttctgtttatatGCATGCACACCATTTGGAAGGATTTATGAAATGATTTCATCTAAAATGCTGTATTATAAGACCacaatatctttttaaaaatgtcaaatttctCCAATTTTAATGGAATATATTAACTTCTACTGTGTTAGCTTACGTACAGTAGTACATCTACTAAATCTCCCATGGTAATTTTTCATAAGTTAGCATGCTAAATGATATGTGGAAACAGCATAATTCTTACTATAGTgacttttcctttgctgctatTATCTTTGAGAAGTATTGTAACTCCCCCTGATTGTTTTTTACCACGGGACATTTGGGATGTTAAGTTTAATTGTAAGGAGAGAAAATTCTTCTGTGTATGAGCTGTGTAActtaatactttttcttttgacaCAGAAATGACTCATTTGCTAGGAAATACTGAGGTCTGTTTGCCCCATTTTCATTGTTAATCAGATTGGAAGTCTGAGATGttaattgaaaacatttttgaatttgGAAAGTAGTTAACTTTGTACgtgttgaaaaaaaatgtgtcaaaattttcaaagctattgAGTAATTCTGTAGAAGACAGTTCATATCTATagaaaaatggttttttttttttttttttttttcagaaccaCACGTTTTTCAATAGGTACTACAAATTTAGAGATTTGGAGGATGTCAGAGAGAAATCTTAACATCAAGGAATGATTTAGAATCTAAATTATAATGCAATTCGAGGgaattctgtgttttcttttatcattttgaGAACTGTATTTGTATGAAtagtttggttttatttttgcttgttttaaactATCTGATTTGAGACTGatcagcttctgtttttttctttgatgttaCTTGTTAAACCTTCTGATAATGTGGGCTGAAGTATGCATTTTTCACTTATTGTTTAAGTGTTTATACTAATTTTTGTAGCGGACTgtttaaaaaccttttttttaaaaaaagagaaaatatttgccCTATGTGtaggatattttattttctttttgtcctcttCCCTTTAACAAAGCTTTGTGAAAATAGCTCGTATCCCTGCAGACCAAGGTGTCAGTGCACAGGTACTGTGCTTTCAGGTGAGAGAAGCAGAGCTCCCCTCCTAGGAGCCAGGTGTCTGTAGGGTAGCTACAAAGGGGACCCCGTAGGCTGCAATGCCTCATAACCAAGGTAACTATGACAGTTTAGTTTGCCCGgtcaaaataatttcatagaGTATTTTTAAGTTCACTATTTAACTggcagtcattttttttttcccaatgcCATTTTTCAATCCTGCCACCTTAGAGGAGATGTCAAAGATTGTTAATGCTTCAACTCTTTTGTTTTGTGCCTATTAATACTTCAGGTGCACAGACAAAAGATCTGTTTATGCCTTGGGAAACTTggcaattattttgtttaactgcggggtttttttttgaatgaatgcCGTACTTTATCTGGGTGCTAAAAAAACCATGCTCTTGGTGAACTGATTCGGTGGCCTGCTTTgctgaaagaatatttatatgAACTTGCAGAACCTGGTGTCCTTTAAGGTAGTGATTTTGGTGTACCTAACCAAAATCTAGTCTACATACAAAAGCACTatgtattattttatgatttaaaGATGTAAATGAAATACATCTTGTGCAGTTTAAGTCATTAGATCAGGGCATTATTTTGTAGTAGCATGTTGCTGTCTCAAATTAATTTCAAAGTTAGAAAATTCAGTCCTTCAGGAGAACACATTTGAAAGTAGAAGTCTGCCTTTTTATTCAGGAAGTAGGAtgaaaaaatgataatttgaAGCAAAGCTTAAAATGACAACTTATGAATGCTCTTGTATTTCCTCCCTTCTTAGCATTAATCTAAATTTCAGTAGCttaagcttttgtttgtttccagtgTAGAGCACTCATTAAAACAGACTGTTTCCTTCAGTTCTAGATGTATTTTGTATAAtagggaagaaagaagtcagGTTATAACAAAATTATGTTGAAACTAGCTTGGAATAAGAACTGCATAGTGCGAATTAGGCAACAATACAGAATGGAAAGTGGAATAAGTATTTTAGAACTTACAATATTTTTGATTGCTGTACAAAATTAGTTGAGTTATCACAATACTTTGCAATACattaagttttaattttctgatttgatatttttaattattacagtTGTATCCTGATTATTGACTATATGTCAGAAGACAActtactgaggaaaaaaattaatactgcTGTATTGGGCAAGGACTGTAAAGAACAGTCTGCAAAGTTGTATGTAATGAATACATTAGAAAAAGGGCATTTTCTGCATGCCATTAAAAGCTTATAATATAGCAAATTAGATAACACTGGCACACATTTTTCAATTGCACTTTATTCATTAAactgtgttaaaatatttataaatttcatATTGCAAGCCTatctctttgcttctttttatgCAAAAGAGTAAAAGCATGATTAGTGGTCACTGTAATAAATACCATCTTtagacattcttttttttttttttttctgatggtttAAAACCTCCATTTTTACCAATTGCATTCTCAAGTGTAAAGCAGAATCTTGGTCTGCCACCAGGTTCCTTTGTTATGGATATATCAAATGGAAGGAGCTGATCTGgtaaaaatgcttaaatatcttgcttttcttttatattcttcaGTACCAGTTGACATAAAATTAGCACAGTGATCATGGCAGGGTCTTTTTGTACCAGTAAGGCTATACATAGGgatgaagttttctttttgtatggCTTTACCTTTTAatcaaaaaatgaataaatatcaGCTTCAGAACTACTATGGGGAATGGTAGGTCaggttttgcttttataattCATTTATGAATGCAGTATTTTGAGAGAGGGAATATACTTCAAAATACTCATTGGCTAGATGAGTGTTAGAATGGATTTCAATGAAGTTGAAAACCTTATACTACAGAGATGCTTAATAAGTATCTGTGTACATAATTCAATGATGAGAATTCCATAACTGAAGCCTACTCTACCTctataaatgctttttattttgagtgAGCTTGGTACTTTCTTAGcttaattactttaaaaggaaaaaaaaaatattgatttttgaaaaagtatCCCATGAGCTGGAAAATGAGACAAGCTGACTTTATAAATTCTTAACAATTCCAAATTTTGTAttcaaatgtattaaaaattaaagatattaGTGTCTTAAATAGAATTACTTCtatctttatattaaaaatgagagGAGAGGATTACTAATAATGCAGAATTCATGATAacctaagagaaaaaaattacagaagtgaGCAAATGTGTACAAGCAAGTTTAAAGAAGAGAGGTGGAGGACTTGAACATGCTATATAGGAATCCAGATTTCTTCCCACTGTTGTAGTTGGGACAACAGTAGAATAATAAGTAGCAGAAAGTATTAGCTATTTCTATATCTCTGTGCCCACTGGGAAATGaaatttgatttccttttaaaatttccGAGATGCATAAAATGGATTATTAGTTGTTAATCGCTGTTGAAGAGGACTTTTTCTAATGGACTTGTGTGTGTATCAGTACACGTAAATACAAGCTTTCCATGCAAGATCATTAACAGAGAAGTTTGTAAAGTTGTTTTGTGGTGCTTCTGCTGAGCCATTCAGAGGAATATAAAGGGCTGCTTGAAAATAGCTCCAACTTAGGATCTGTTGCAGTGTTCAGTCCTGGGAAAAGGCATCAGTAAGATAAATAGAAAGGAGCTagaattttcagatgaaaagtaAAAAGTGTAGAAGAGTTTGAGACATACAGACACcccttttcatattttccacaTCTTCATTAACTGGCTAAAAGGGATTTCACAAGGAAGGATTTGTTCCTGATGGAGTATCTCTCTCTGTGAAATATATCTAACAGCTGGAAAGAGAACAGCACTTCATAGCTCAGATCCTGATACCAGTCAAATCAAAATAGTGATCAATATTTACAAACTTTAACATTAATCCAACCCCAGGCAAATCTCTTCGTGGAACAGGTGAAGGTCTTAAGATTTTCTGAAAGCAACTTGCAAGGTCTTTTTACAGGAGAGAAGATGAGTGATGTGCTGCTTGGGCTGTTTAGAGCTCTGGGATAGTTTTAGGTGGTAACACATGCTAAGGTTTCTTATCCATTGCAAATCTCTACTAGCTACCTCCTTACTCTGACATTTTTGCTCTATTTATAACAGCCAAGCACTTTATAGTTGAATACAGAATGGAAGGTAGCTATGAAGagcaaactggatttttttgaaataaatttttgtcAAAAGATCTTCTGAGATCATTATGTAGTGTCTTGCACTCGGAGGACATCTGATCATAATTATGTACAATAATTTTCTAATTCACTCTCTTGAAGACATTTCCTTTACACTACAACTAGACTAAAAGAGTTCAGCATGTCTTAGTGTCAACCATATAATAATTGTGTGCTATTTATAACATTCTGGTCattgaaatttaaattataaaaagaaataaaatattctgtagcagatatttatttttaatctatgtaTGGGATGTCAAAAGTTGTCTTGTGGACTGGACATGCTTTTAGCAGCTTACAGATATTTATGTATATGAGAATTTATACTCCCAAGGAAGATGTTGCATGTAAATTATCTAAGATTTAAATcttggtattttttaaattttactagGTTTGAAAGCAACATTTACATATTAATACTAAGCTCcaatataaacataaaattttTGAATGCAATATGggatatattatttttattgtaaccCTATTCCAGTTTCACAAGACAAATCCATCATATAataggggaaaaggaagaaaagcgCTAATAATGAGCTCTGGCATGTAATTTGCATGCTTAGTATGCACATTTCCAAATATCCTGGATTTGTTTCTAGTATACATGTAAtgcactgttttctttaatatctacatatatatgtagAATAATTTAACTTGTAAACAATTTAACCtgatagaaaaacaaattataaagttggaaaaaatgatttacaaTTTAGATAAAAGTAAAGGTTCATgaaattctaaaaatgtttataatcTTCTGTCTAAAGCCAAACTTGATAAATGTTGTAAAATTATCTTATGTGCAGAGTGAGGATGAAAACTGTAAATTCTGCTACACTGACTTCTGATAAATCATGACAATCTGGTTTGCAGTAAAGTTAAAACTCTAATACTGTCACAAAATATCAGTGTCACATTACTAAATTCAGAGAGTAGTGTGGTCTAAGTGTCGTAGCCAATCCTTATAATTGTACAAGaacttaaaaatgcaatataataATTCTGCAGATCGGTTATAAAAGTAATCAGTTGTAGTAAGGTGAATGATTAAATATTATGGGTatcaatttactttttattatatttttctgaacaattcatttgcatttcattgaTGATAAAGAACATTTCTATATTTTGTTTGAACAGTTTAGCAGTTTGCATAAAGttatattgcctttttttttaatatatatgcaATAATGTCATTAAGCAATAAATTGCATGTTGTATGCAAGGTATTGGTACTTcctaataaaagaaaagaacacagtttcttattttgtgtatttttcttcctttttactattaaaataaatacatcatgAAAGAAGAACTTACTATATGAGCTGAGTGTCTGTGAACTCAGCATCTTCAAACTGTGTGTTGAATCAAGGTGGGGAGGGAGTATGAGGATTGAGCCAAATGGCAAGACTTTCAGTGGCTGAATTCTGCCTTGAACACTGCCTGGGCCACAAATGTGACCTAAACTACAATTTAGGTTGggtattgaggaaaaaaatcactttatacAGGATAGTATAATGATACTACACTTTATAATAATACCACATGTTCTGGACCTTTGTTTGCCGAACTTTCGTTTGCAGGGCCTGGGGAAGAAGAGTTACTGTCATTGGTGTATTGTATATATAATATGTTACAGAGTCCTTTACTGAATACCAAGATAGGCAGTTCCTTAATATGGCAATTCCTAGATTCTGCATATGTGGAGAACATATACCTGGAACCAATTAATTGAGCAGTAGGCTGACTTGCAAACCCAGGAAATGTTCATGTGTCTTTGAGCTTTATTTTGTGCTATTAAATtactagaagaaaatacaaagcactgtagtgatttcattttttttcctctcttagcTTTTAAGAGGAATTTAGTTGGAATTGTAAATGATATTCTTTGAGTTCTAATTTTACAATTTTAGTATAGAAAACTACTTGTTAACTAGTTAATCCATTTGGAAGTGACTCAGACTAGGAATGCCTGGAAATGTTATTTGGGGTCAGATGCTATATAGGTCAGACTTCCACGTGCTTGAGAAAGGACAATGATGGCTTGGTGGGAGGCTTTAATATTGGCACTGGACAGCTTTTAATACTGAATGGTAGAAAGGAAGGACTAAACACAGTTGGGAACAAAGGATTCCTTTCAGTGAGCCATTCTTAACCTGACATTCAGCAAATCTTACAAAGCGTGAGAAACACCTCTCTCTAAGATGTAGGATATAAAAAGTATTCTGTATATCCACTTCCTCTCTGTTGTGTTTTGGTGCAAAGCTGCCATTCACTTTGTCTCGTGACTTTtactttgtttgtttattctcttgtcatctctcctgctcctgctgaaaattttcttttttctgcatttgtattGGTGTGATAACTCTGCATTAGGGTCTTTtgttggcttttcttttttaaatcttgttctTCACAGTGGCTATCTGCAGGGGTTTTAGATTATGGGCTATCATGGTGAGTACATTCTGGTCTCGCTCTGCTTTTCGAAAGGGGAGCTCACAGTCTAACATGCTTAGTATTGAGTGCTTCATTTGAATTGTGACCTTGGCGGTCTCTGAAATGCTTTACATTAGGGCAAAAAGTATTTGTTTGGCTTATGTTATGAAGGGTGAGAGCTATTTGATGCCTAATAAGCAGTAGCTATGCTGTGCAATTGCTGCTCCTGACTAAGTGTGATGGTGGAAACCGGTGGGAGGCAGCGTACTGATGTCAGCAACGTAAGGCACACGCTTCGACGGAGAGCTGCAGAACCAGTTCCCTCTCTGAGAACACCAGAAAGGTTTTACGGTAAAACACGTTTTACCTTTCTGCCACtgacataaaatatttgaaagtggACACGTCACTTCGTCTACAAGAGGCTCTCATTACTAAGCTGCTTTGTAAAATGCAGTAAGCGGAGACCAAACTGTTTGTATCTTGATTAGTGCTGCTTACACAGCTCTTACCGTGCATGCAGACTTAAGAGATTTGGGCAAGGCCAAATTATGCCATAAAACTTGGGCTGTGATAGAGCTAGTCATAATGTTTTCAAAGGCATACAGAAACTAAATTACTGATAAAATGTTCTAAGTTTTCAATAAGCTGTGCTCGTAATTCCTGTATACAGAAAGCCAGGTAGGGAGCCATTTCCTCTTACAGAATAAAGACTCTAAAGTGGCAAACATTAGAAGGACTGATACTtgattttgctttatatttgtAGTTTAGTTTTGTGTTCACACTGAATCATGGCACTATCCTACTTAATAGAAAAGATACCATATTCTGAAAAGATGCTATGTGAGCATGCTCTTAAAAGCTACTTTTAATTGAGAAGAATGTATAAAAGACTtatctttttattctgaatcTTTTCGaaaattttcagaggaaatgggAGAGGTTCACTCGTGTCTCATTTTACACAAAAATGCCTACATAGGATGCAAGAGACCCCTCTTCTGGATTTTAATGGGGATTTTCCACATCCTGAGTTAATACATTAACTGCACCATTTAGAGCTGTAATTCCTTtttactgatctttttttttccctgttgtgtCAATGAAATAGAAGGTTCCAACAAATAATTAGGGGTTTTGATGATCTATGATTTCAATATACGAAAATGTCTGTCTTAGGTCTCATTCTGCCTCCCCTTTTGCATCTGACAACCTGTTGGGTCTGCTTTGTGGGGTGGGCACTAGAATCGCCCTGTGGGGATGGCACTCGCCTCCCTTACTCCGGATACTGAGATTTTATCACCGGTCAGAGTCGGGAAGGGATAGGATGAGAACAGCCTTCCATGCTCTGATGCAAAACAAGCTCCCTGCTCTGAATCGCCAACTGCAGTGGTATTAATACTTTATGTATTTAATCCATGTCATACATCGCCCATTAGCCCAACCATTTAACTGCCTGCTGTTGGTAAACGTGAATAAGCACGGCCGTTCCAGACTGGATTTATTTAAACGGCCTCTGCTGTCACGGAAATAAGACGAGGTTCTTCAGGGAATCGCGCAGACCTGTGATTACTCTTCCCGACTAGCTCTTTTTTGaacccccccgccccggccgcctcACCGCCGCCTCACCGCCGCCTGCCCCCGCCTcaccgccgccccgcccccccctccacacccccccccggcggcgggcgcacgcgcggggcggggcggagcgggcgcggcgcgtggcggcgggcggcggccgcgccgagaggagcgggccgcgccggggtGAGGAGCCGCGGCTGTCGGGggcgcgcggagcggcggcgggaggcggcgctgggcgcggcgcgggcgctgcggcgggcgctgcggcggggccgcggcgggcgctggcggGCCTGACCTTGCCCGCGGCAGCGGGCCCGGGGGGCGGGCCGGCGGCTGACGGGATTATAACGGCGCGATGCCCTCGCGCGCCGCCTCACGGCGTGTTGGGTCACGTGCCGCGGAGGCCGCGCCGCATTGGTCCGGGCGCGGCGGGTCAGCGGCGCCATtgcgggggccgccgccgccgggaggaGCCGGCGGGCGCGGGTGCCCCTTGCCCGTCCCGGTAGCGGTTCGGGCTGCGGACTTGTACTCGGTTGTGAGCTCCTTACCTAAACCGCCCCGTGCTGCTGGAGCTCGTTTTTTAAGAACCTGCGATGGAGCAGTGTACCCGTAATTGTCTTCGCCTTAATAAATGATCCGCGTGGCTCTGTGTTACaggtgtttgctttttcttcagaagcttgATCTAAAAAGGCCGAGTTAGCCGAAGCTATGGGTCTGTCCGCATCCTCCCCGGCTGTTGCTGTGCAGTCGCCAAATGCATCTCAACAACACTCAATGGCGTCTCCACCTTCAGCGTGTCCTATGCATCAGGAAAACATGAATGGTAATCACTCTTGAAACTTCAGTAAAAAACAACTCTTAACATGGAAAACcgattaaaaaaatactggggagagaagaaaaatagtttttctaatAAATACGTAGATTTTGCCCTTCACCAAAATAGCCTCCAAGTGACTCACAGAGGAGTTTGCCGCTCACCAGAGCAGCACGCAGGCTGTTTGGTCTTTGGTCTGTAGAGACAGCAGGTACTTGCTATAGGGTGCAACCTGTGCGTCCCTCCAGCTTGTCACGTTTAGCAGGGGTCCTGCAGATAGTTCCCATCGCGTGGTAGACCTGTAAAGTGTCAGTGAGGTGCAGAGGCCCTTATGAAGGTGGTAACTGGGAGCAGATGCCTGTCactaggaaaaaggaaaaggggtgGCATGAGATGGCCAGCTGGGGAGGGAGGACATCAGCAGCTCTTTTGCTCATAGGATTAACACATGCCGGGTTAATACTGCTGCGAAAATCTTAGCTGCAAACAACTGGGTGGGCCAGCACAGTGCTGGAATGAGTGTTCAAAGGACTGCGTAAGAAGCTCAGATGTTACTATGGTGCTGGttctaaaatggaaaaaacaatgATCATGGAAGCTTGTTGCCCAGATGAGGACAAGTGAGTACCTGTTTGTATTTGTATTAGCATTCAATGAACTCTTGTTTCCCAACTCCTGTCACATATTGTAGGTTTCATTTTGTAATGATAcatatactgttttttttctatattacaGGTTGTCCAATGCACATGAAGACTCCTGATCATAGTGCTGAGAATGAAAACAGTATTCCTGCACATCAAGAAAGAGCATATGAATATGTAGCACGTCCAGTGAAGTCTGGGGCATCTCAAGTGGAAGATGACATAGATCCTAGCAATATGGTAACTTTGACTTCATTCAGATATCTTTTCAGACTTGTTTCCTCCTGAAATACTGCCATAATGTAATTAGTGTAACTGTTATTAGTGATACTGTCTGAAGTGGAAACTCTGGCAATTAATGTTATTGTTCCATTTTaactctgatttttttgcttttgtatgcAAATACATGTATAAAAAATATTAGGTCTTACTTAATGCCTTTGTCAGAGTTCTGTTTCTTTGATGCTAGTTCATAAATatcttttgctgtttatttctatGTGCTAGTTGTATGCATGGGTTTTTATACTACTTGTTTCTAGATACTGTGTAATGGTTGTATGGGTAGGTTCTTGTACAGGTCTCTCCAGGGCTTCCTCTGGTTTATAAAGAAGTGTAATGCTGATTTGAAAGCTGAGGTTTAGCAACAAGGTATATTTCAGTCTTCAGATGACAAATTTGTGCAAAGAGCTTGAATACAACAGAGAATATAAGTGGACTTCTCTGAAGGCTGGCATTCTTGACCTTTGTCTCAGCAgattaattattttgatttttcgCAAATACtgcaacattaaaaaatttcttactgtaaggggttttttttgctattgagatgattatctttattttctagatGCCACCTCCAAATCAGCTTCCATCCCCAGATCAGCCATTTCCACTGTCAACTGTTAGAGAAGAATCTTCCATTCCTAGAGCACATTCTGACAAGAAATGGGTCTATCCTTCAGAGCAAATGTTTTGGAATGCTATGCTAAGAAAAGGGTAAATAAACTGTAATTATCAGATGGCGTGTATGTAAGCTTGAAATTTATGAAGTAATATATCAATAGCTATTATTCATTGATATTGTTTAAGAGTTGTGGACTCTACAAAGTAAGTGGTTAAATTTCACTTAAAACAAAccctgtttttcaaaacaaaaataataagctGATCTGAAAGATAACTgctactaaataaaaaaaaatcttaaaagtattaaataaatGCTCTTAAGTCAGTACATAGTCTAGGCAAAGTTAGTATGGCTGCCAGCTTTGAAATGCAGTTGGCTTTATGCTAATTCTCTGAAAATGGTACTAAAAGTTCTATTATTGCAAGAACATCTA
This region of Rhea pennata isolate bPtePen1 chromosome 8, bPtePen1.pri, whole genome shotgun sequence genomic DNA includes:
- the LOC134143673 gene encoding holocytochrome c-type synthase, whose translation is MGLSASSPAVAVQSPNASQQHSMASPPSACPMHQENMNGCPMHMKTPDHSAENENSIPAHQERAYEYVARPVKSGASQVEDDIDPSNMMPPPNQLPSPDQPFPLSTVREESSIPRAHSDKKWVYPSEQMFWNAMLRKGWRWKDDDITSEDMTNIIKIHNQNNEQAWKEILKWEALHIMECPCGPTLMRFGGKAKEYSPRARIRSWMGYELPFDRHDWIVDRCGKEVRYVIDYYDGGAVDKNYQFTILDVRPAFDSFSAVWDRMKVAWWRWTS